A genome region from Lactobacillus sp. ESL0791 includes the following:
- a CDS encoding rhomboid family intramembrane serine protease, with translation MNQRMRLKDSWATILILVVLLVAFLIETFTGGSENNYVLLKMGAMSNYAIAAGGQWWRLFTAQFLHIGILHLVSNAVIFYYMGQYLEPMMGHLRFLFVYLLAGVGGNLFSFAFGDDRAISAGASTAIFGLFGAMVAIGLRNRANPMISYLGRQAFWLALINIALDIFDPGIDLQGHLGGLISGFLLAIVMGDKMVQKYSVKWRVLAGAVLLLYIVLTVRMGMVINF, from the coding sequence ATGAATCAAAGAATGCGGTTAAAAGACAGCTGGGCAACAATCCTGATTTTAGTGGTGTTGCTCGTGGCTTTCTTAATTGAGACCTTTACCGGCGGCTCGGAAAATAATTATGTTTTACTCAAAATGGGCGCAATGAGCAACTATGCAATTGCGGCTGGCGGCCAGTGGTGGCGGCTTTTTACCGCCCAGTTTTTGCATATTGGGATACTGCACCTGGTTTCAAATGCGGTAATTTTTTATTACATGGGCCAATATCTGGAACCGATGATGGGGCACCTGCGTTTTCTTTTTGTTTATCTCTTAGCTGGCGTCGGCGGTAACTTGTTTAGCTTTGCTTTTGGTGATGACCGGGCAATTAGCGCGGGGGCATCGACCGCAATTTTCGGTCTGTTTGGCGCAATGGTGGCAATTGGGCTGCGTAACCGGGCCAACCCGATGATTTCCTATTTGGGCCGTCAGGCCTTTTGGCTGGCGCTGATCAATATTGCATTAGATATTTTTGATCCGGGAATTGACTTGCAGGGGCACCTTGGCGGGCTTATCAGCGGTTTTCTGCTGGCAATTGTCATGGGCGACAAAATGGTGCAAAAATATAGTGTTAAATGGCGTGTGCTGGCAGGAGCGGTCTTGCTTTTATACATTGTTCTGACTGTCAGAATGGGAATGGTAATTAATTTCTGA
- the miaA gene encoding tRNA (adenosine(37)-N6)-dimethylallyltransferase MiaA, whose amino-acid sequence MQKVLALVGPTAIGKTSLAIKLAQELNAEIVSGDSMQVYREVSIGTAKATSEEQAAVKHYLVDTQSVFTEFSVKDFVDEATNAIAVIAQKKKLPLIVGGTGFYVNALLNEMQLGEKNQINARSSPIYEKYLAANGPNKLWQLLEERDPAAAAKIPVNNSRRVLRALTVIERTGQKFSAQQQEILPRYDYLIIGLNSDRQEIYRRINLRVDQMLQEGLLAEAKFIYDHRQDEHQILQAIGYKEFFPYFAGEKDLAACVTALKTASRRYAKRQLTYFRHQLPVIWFDPLNDTMCEQKILMKVEEWLNE is encoded by the coding sequence ATGCAAAAGGTATTAGCGCTTGTTGGTCCGACGGCAATCGGCAAAACTAGTCTGGCAATTAAACTAGCCCAAGAATTGAATGCGGAAATTGTTTCCGGTGATTCCATGCAGGTCTATCGCGAAGTCAGCATCGGGACGGCAAAGGCAACTTCTGAGGAACAGGCAGCGGTTAAGCACTATCTGGTTGATACCCAGTCGGTTTTTACGGAATTTTCGGTCAAGGACTTTGTTGACGAAGCTACAAATGCAATTGCAGTGATTGCCCAGAAGAAAAAACTGCCGCTCATAGTCGGCGGAACCGGTTTTTACGTTAATGCCCTGCTCAATGAAATGCAGCTGGGTGAAAAAAATCAGATTAATGCTAGGTCTTCACCGATTTATGAAAAGTATTTGGCGGCTAATGGTCCCAATAAATTATGGCAGCTGCTGGAAGAAAGGGATCCAGCAGCCGCCGCGAAGATTCCTGTAAATAATTCGCGGCGTGTTTTGCGGGCACTGACGGTGATTGAACGCACAGGGCAGAAATTTTCCGCGCAGCAGCAGGAGATTTTACCCCGTTATGATTACCTAATCATTGGGCTGAATTCTGACCGGCAGGAAATTTACCGCCGGATTAATTTGCGGGTTGACCAAATGCTGCAGGAAGGACTTCTTGCTGAAGCCAAATTTATCTATGACCACCGGCAGGATGAACACCAAATCTTGCAGGCAATTGGTTACAAGGAATTTTTTCCGTATTTTGCCGGGGAAAAGGACTTGGCTGCTTGTGTTACCGCATTAAAAACGGCTTCGCGGCGTTATGCCAAGCGGCAACTAACATATTTTCGGCACCAGTTGCCGGTCATATGGTTTGATCCCTTAAATGACACCATGTGTGAACAAAAGATTTTAATGAAAGTTGAGGAATGGCTAAATGAATAA
- the pheT gene encoding phenylalanine--tRNA ligase subunit beta, with protein sequence MLVSYNWLQDFVKLDEDPNKLAEKITRHGIEVAGVAHPAAGLKKIVVGHIIDCQKVEGTHLNVTHVDVGQDEPVQIVCGAPNVAAGQDVIVALNGARIADNVKIKKSKMQGLESNGMICSLQEIGFNESIVPQKYADGIYVFSSDAEVKPGDEAFKALGMDDYIFDFDITPNRADTLSMDGSAYEVGAIVDKPVKVEDVTLKEDGPDWTSELSADVDPTLAPRVYLRKVTGVKIADSPLWMQRRLWNAGIRPINNVVDVTNYIMLLTGQPMHTYDAKTFTTGKFVVRKAAVGEKLTLLNEKEVDLDPNDIVITDGEKPVMMAGVMGGLNSEITDETTDVILESAIFDPTLIRKTALRHANRTEASSRYEKGVNWDNTEKALNMAALLLRNDASATIDTGIIKASDEQLKPVVVETTISYINNALGTAISAEEMKHIFDRLNFNCQINGDKLVVDIPNRRWDIAIPADLVEEVGRLYGYDNIKSTQPVLAETQGGYSAEEKMLRRIKKVVQGQGMTEAISYSLTSPEKAVLFTKEPKSIAQVEMPLNSSRSTMRQNLMTGLVDAASYNMARKQNSLAFYEQGRVYDHEGGKFNEHEHLATLYSGKMFAENWQHQNQDIDFYFVKGQLANLFASIGIDDHQVVYKAEIIPGMHPTRTAGIYLQGQYLGMIGMIAHAVTLTDKALSGAELYGYELNLDAIIPLIPTKTVAQPAPKFPAIERDLSILVDEKVNNQKVEDIIRANGGKYLVRLRVIDVYQGSHIENNKKSLAYNLTFLNKEDTLTDEVVNKAMTNITGHLEEEIAAKIR encoded by the coding sequence ATGCTCGTTTCATATAATTGGCTGCAGGATTTTGTAAAATTGGATGAGGATCCTAATAAGTTAGCAGAAAAGATTACCCGTCACGGAATTGAAGTTGCTGGGGTTGCGCATCCGGCTGCAGGGTTAAAAAAGATCGTTGTCGGCCATATCATTGACTGCCAAAAGGTTGAGGGTACCCATTTAAACGTTACCCATGTTGATGTTGGTCAGGATGAGCCGGTGCAGATTGTCTGTGGTGCACCAAATGTGGCAGCAGGCCAAGATGTCATCGTTGCCCTGAATGGCGCGCGTATTGCCGATAATGTCAAAATTAAAAAGAGTAAAATGCAGGGCTTAGAGTCCAACGGCATGATCTGCTCATTACAGGAAATTGGCTTTAACGAAAGTATTGTTCCGCAAAAATATGCTGACGGCATCTATGTCTTTTCAAGTGATGCCGAGGTAAAGCCTGGCGATGAAGCATTTAAGGCACTGGGCATGGACGACTATATTTTTGACTTTGACATTACGCCCAACCGTGCGGATACCCTGTCAATGGATGGTTCTGCTTACGAAGTCGGAGCAATTGTTGACAAACCAGTAAAGGTGGAAGACGTTACACTGAAGGAAGACGGTCCCGATTGGACTAGTGAACTTAGTGCCGATGTTGATCCTACGCTGGCACCGCGAGTTTATTTGCGCAAGGTTACTGGGGTTAAAATTGCCGACAGTCCTCTGTGGATGCAGCGGCGTTTGTGGAATGCCGGTATCCGCCCAATCAACAATGTAGTTGACGTAACTAACTACATCATGCTGCTGACGGGTCAGCCTATGCACACTTATGATGCTAAGACTTTTACCACCGGCAAATTTGTTGTTCGCAAAGCCGCTGTTGGTGAAAAGCTGACTTTGTTAAATGAAAAAGAAGTTGACCTTGATCCTAACGATATTGTCATCACTGACGGTGAAAAGCCGGTAATGATGGCCGGAGTTATGGGCGGTCTCAACTCAGAGATTACCGATGAGACAACCGATGTCATTTTGGAGTCCGCAATTTTTGATCCGACGTTGATTCGCAAGACTGCCTTGCGCCACGCTAACCGGACCGAGGCTTCAAGCCGCTACGAAAAAGGGGTCAACTGGGATAATACTGAAAAAGCTTTAAACATGGCCGCTTTGCTTTTGCGCAATGATGCCTCGGCCACGATTGATACTGGTATCATCAAGGCCAGCGACGAGCAGCTTAAGCCGGTAGTGGTAGAAACTACGATTTCTTACATTAATAATGCTTTGGGTACCGCAATTTCTGCTGAAGAAATGAAGCATATTTTTGACCGGCTTAATTTTAATTGTCAAATTAATGGTGACAAGCTGGTAGTTGATATTCCTAACAGAAGGTGGGACATTGCCATTCCGGCGGACTTGGTTGAAGAAGTTGGCCGTCTGTATGGCTATGATAATATCAAATCAACCCAGCCGGTGCTGGCGGAAACCCAGGGAGGATATTCGGCAGAAGAAAAAATGTTGCGCCGGATTAAAAAAGTGGTTCAGGGCCAAGGCATGACGGAAGCAATTTCGTATTCTCTAACCTCGCCTGAAAAAGCGGTGCTGTTTACCAAAGAGCCGAAATCAATTGCTCAAGTGGAAATGCCGCTTAATTCCAGCCGTTCAACGATGCGGCAGAACTTGATGACCGGTTTGGTTGATGCTGCCAGTTATAACATGGCCCGTAAGCAAAACAGCTTGGCCTTTTACGAACAAGGACGAGTTTATGATCATGAAGGCGGCAAGTTCAACGAACATGAACATTTGGCTACACTGTATTCCGGTAAGATGTTTGCCGAAAATTGGCAGCACCAAAACCAGGATATTGACTTTTACTTCGTTAAGGGCCAACTGGCTAACTTGTTTGCATCGATTGGAATTGATGATCATCAAGTTGTATACAAAGCCGAGATCATTCCGGGAATGCACCCGACAAGGACGGCTGGGATCTACCTTCAAGGTCAGTATCTCGGGATGATCGGGATGATTGCCCACGCAGTAACCTTGACAGACAAGGCTTTGAGTGGCGCAGAACTATATGGTTATGAACTCAATTTGGACGCAATTATTCCGTTAATCCCAACCAAGACGGTGGCGCAACCAGCACCGAAATTCCCTGCAATCGAGCGTGACTTGTCAATTTTGGTTGATGAAAAAGTAAATAACCAGAAAGTTGAAGATATTATTCGTGCAAATGGCGGCAAATATTTGGTCAGACTGCGTGTCATTGATGTTTACCAGGGCTCACATATTGAAAACAATAAAAAGAGCCTGGCTTATAACCTGACTTTCTTAAACAAAGAGGATACTTTGACGGATGAGGTCGTCAACAAGGCAATGACCAACATTACCGGCCATCTTGAAGAAGAGATTGCAGCAAAAATTCGTTAA
- a CDS encoding penicillin-binding protein 2, producing MKYLKKNRGTGSREQSATPIRMKIILGVIFVLFATLIGQLAYLQIGYGSRFKSEVQKSSSTIVSSQVPRGIMYDSRGRILVGNRASNAITYTKGASTSTDQIYQISTTLSNYITLSDEKPTQVQEINYYLGNSDNALREEAKLPKSVQASEDEDYKTDQIVAQVKKEGLKFTPRQKTAALIFNKISGAYTLSTIYVKNKDLTNKEIAKVGEHLADLPGVGIGTDWQREYPNGSSIQSIIGSVSTEKAGLPSDNLQYYLTNGYSRNDRVGTSYLEQEYEPLLRGTKTTSEVITKDNGDIQDTKTIYQGQAGASLMLTLDAAYQKKVQATLKQVYASAIGSGAAKYSNGAYAIAMNPQTGALLAVAGINRDPNKNKTTDNALGVINQAFVMGSAVKGATVSGGLINHVITPTDNTFPDTAIYLPGSPIKKSVYPLNTFGALDAETALEVSSNIYMMHLAMKWVHAKYVPKEFISMPDNAFNVLRRNFNMFGLGQKTGVDLPGEISGIQGKSFNAQGQILSGSVLDLSYGNYDAYTPIQMVQYVSTIANGGYRMQPYIVQSIGRTSTNGQHIYTGYNKQPNVQLRIPWTPDELDVVRQGFYRVVHGTNGWGTAHKLKDVKPQIAGKTGTAETFYYDPDNPNQKNPPAVVNATFVGYAPVNNPDLAIAVVFPGLDPEGEGSYTLQVAKEMVQDYYKLHKQ from the coding sequence GTGAAATATTTAAAGAAAAATAGGGGGACTGGATCGCGAGAACAGTCCGCAACGCCGATCAGAATGAAAATAATTCTTGGGGTGATTTTTGTATTATTTGCCACTTTAATTGGACAATTGGCATACTTGCAAATCGGTTATGGCTCGCGTTTTAAATCAGAAGTGCAAAAGTCAAGTTCAACCATTGTGTCCAGTCAAGTTCCCCGCGGAATTATGTATGACAGTCGGGGCCGTATCCTGGTGGGCAATCGCGCCAGCAACGCAATTACCTATACTAAGGGTGCTTCAACGTCTACCGATCAGATCTACCAAATTTCGACAACTTTAAGCAACTACATTACGTTAAGCGATGAAAAGCCGACACAAGTGCAGGAAATAAATTATTATTTGGGCAATTCGGATAACGCGCTTAGGGAAGAGGCCAAGTTGCCCAAGTCTGTTCAGGCTAGTGAGGATGAAGATTATAAGACAGACCAAATAGTTGCTCAGGTAAAAAAAGAGGGACTTAAGTTTACGCCGCGGCAAAAAACTGCTGCCTTGATTTTTAATAAGATTTCGGGTGCATATACTCTATCAACAATTTACGTCAAAAATAAGGACTTAACCAACAAGGAAATTGCCAAAGTGGGGGAGCACCTGGCTGACCTGCCGGGTGTCGGCATCGGCACGGATTGGCAGCGGGAGTATCCCAACGGTTCTTCAATTCAAAGTATTATTGGCTCAGTTTCAACGGAAAAGGCGGGGCTGCCCAGTGATAACTTGCAATACTACTTAACCAATGGTTACTCGCGTAATGATCGGGTCGGCACCTCATACCTGGAACAGGAATATGAACCGCTTTTGCGGGGGACAAAGACGACCAGCGAAGTTATTACCAAGGACAATGGTGATATCCAGGATACTAAGACCATTTATCAGGGCCAGGCTGGTGCTAGTTTAATGTTGACACTGGATGCCGCTTATCAAAAAAAGGTGCAGGCAACTCTAAAGCAGGTTTATGCATCAGCTATCGGTTCTGGTGCTGCCAAATATTCGAATGGTGCTTACGCGATTGCAATGAATCCGCAGACGGGTGCTTTGCTGGCGGTGGCCGGAATTAATCGCGATCCCAACAAGAACAAAACAACCGATAATGCTCTGGGGGTTATCAACCAGGCTTTTGTCATGGGATCGGCAGTCAAGGGGGCCACGGTCAGCGGCGGATTAATCAATCACGTTATTACACCGACGGATAACACGTTTCCAGATACGGCTATTTACTTGCCGGGTTCGCCGATTAAAAAATCGGTCTATCCGTTAAATACTTTTGGTGCACTTGATGCGGAAACCGCACTTGAGGTTTCCAGTAACATTTACATGATGCACTTGGCAATGAAGTGGGTACATGCAAAATATGTTCCCAAGGAGTTTATCAGCATGCCCGACAACGCGTTTAATGTTTTGCGGCGCAATTTTAATATGTTTGGTCTAGGACAAAAGACCGGAGTTGACCTGCCTGGCGAGATTTCGGGGATTCAGGGTAAGTCCTTTAACGCTCAAGGACAGATTCTTTCTGGTTCGGTTCTTGACCTTTCTTATGGCAACTATGATGCTTATACACCGATTCAGATGGTGCAGTATGTGTCGACGATTGCTAATGGCGGTTACCGGATGCAGCCATACATTGTGCAGTCAATTGGCCGCACTTCAACCAATGGTCAGCACATCTATACCGGTTACAACAAGCAGCCGAATGTGCAGCTACGGATTCCGTGGACACCAGATGAACTGGATGTTGTCCGTCAAGGTTTTTACCGGGTTGTTCATGGGACTAACGGCTGGGGCACGGCCCACAAACTAAAAGATGTTAAGCCGCAAATTGCCGGGAAGACGGGAACGGCGGAAACTTTTTACTATGATCCTGATAACCCTAATCAGAAGAATCCGCCGGCAGTAGTCAATGCTACTTTTGTTGGTTATGCCCCGGTAAACAATCCCGATTTGGCAATTGCAGTTGTCTTTCCTGGTCTTGACCCGGAGGGCGAGGGTTCATATACCTTGCAGGTCGCAAAAGAAATGGTTCAGGACTATTATAAATTGCATAAACAGTAA
- a CDS encoding YqgQ family protein, which produces MKTLYDVQQLLEKYGVLVHVGKRIWDIELMALELDNINHAGLLDRHDYLVAKLILQREYEREERAKKA; this is translated from the coding sequence ATGAAAACCTTGTATGATGTGCAGCAACTGCTGGAAAAATACGGTGTGCTTGTTCATGTCGGCAAGCGAATTTGGGACATTGAATTAATGGCTCTGGAATTGGATAACATCAACCATGCGGGTCTGCTTGACCGACACGATTACCTGGTTGCCAAGCTGATTCTGCAGCGTGAGTATGAACGTGAGGAGCGGGCCAAAAAAGCATAG
- the pheS gene encoding phenylalanine--tRNA ligase subunit alpha, translating to MDLFDRLKELRERGLAEIAKANDEKNLNDVRVKLIGRKGELTEILHSMSEVAPERRREVGQKVNNLRDLFNNKLDDAKDNIVQTLVEQRLEEEKIDVTLPGRRMHMGSEHPINIILDDLEEYFIGMGYEVVQGPEIETDHYCFEMMNLPKDHPARDMQATFYIDSENLLRSQTSGDQARVLEKHDFTKGPLKMVGPGKVYRRDDDDATHSHQFMQMEGLVVDRHITMGDLKGTLEMIARHIFGQDRETRLRPSYFPFTEPSVEMDVSCFNCDGKGCPICKFTGWIEVLGAGMVHPNVLENAGVDSKNYSGFAFGVGLDRFAILKYGIDDIRDFYTNDIRFLGQFRKEER from the coding sequence ATGGACTTATTTGATAGGCTAAAAGAGCTTCGGGAACGAGGACTGGCTGAGATAGCCAAGGCAAATGATGAGAAAAATCTGAATGATGTGCGGGTTAAGTTAATCGGCCGCAAGGGTGAACTGACGGAAATTTTGCACTCAATGAGTGAGGTTGCGCCCGAAAGAAGACGCGAGGTCGGCCAAAAGGTAAACAATCTGCGTGACTTGTTTAATAACAAGCTTGATGACGCCAAGGATAATATTGTTCAGACTTTGGTAGAGCAGCGGCTCGAAGAAGAAAAGATTGACGTTACTCTGCCCGGCAGAAGAATGCACATGGGTTCGGAGCACCCGATTAACATTATCCTAGATGATTTAGAAGAGTATTTTATTGGCATGGGCTATGAGGTGGTTCAGGGACCGGAAATTGAAACCGACCATTACTGCTTTGAAATGATGAATCTGCCTAAGGATCATCCGGCACGTGACATGCAGGCAACTTTTTATATTGATTCGGAAAATCTGCTTAGATCGCAAACGTCCGGTGACCAAGCGCGGGTATTGGAAAAGCATGATTTTACTAAGGGCCCCTTGAAGATGGTTGGCCCGGGTAAGGTTTACCGCCGTGATGACGACGATGCCACCCATTCTCACCAGTTTATGCAAATGGAAGGCCTGGTTGTTGACCGCCATATTACGATGGGTGACTTAAAAGGGACGTTGGAAATGATTGCTCGTCACATCTTTGGTCAGGATCGCGAGACACGTCTTCGTCCAAGCTATTTTCCGTTCACCGAGCCGTCGGTTGAAATGGACGTTAGCTGTTTTAATTGTGATGGCAAGGGCTGCCCAATCTGCAAGTTTACCGGTTGGATTGAAGTTTTAGGGGCCGGCATGGTGCATCCGAATGTCTTGGAAAATGCCGGGGTTGATTCAAAGAATTATAGCGGCTTTGCATTTGGTGTCGGCTTAGACCGGTTTGCTATTTTGAAATATGGAATTGATGATATTCGTGATTTTTACACCAATGATATTCGGTTCCTAGGACAATTCCGTAAGGAGGAAAGATAA
- a CDS encoding 5-formyltetrahydrofolate cyclo-ligase, which translates to MDKKDLRKKQIKLLAEYAKSAKKDEEDQLLLEQLMGSDLIKNSRSIGVTASLPSEVDTSRLIARLWDQGKDVYLARANNDHEHTQDFVYYTYMTKLKKSRFGVKEVDDATAPINNELDLIVVPGLAFALDSHQRLNFGGGYYDRFLAKHPASQTVALVNSKMSFQTAVWPVEKTDVPVQTIILPDQILRG; encoded by the coding sequence ATGGATAAGAAAGATTTACGTAAAAAACAGATAAAACTTTTAGCAGAATATGCCAAAAGTGCCAAAAAGGACGAAGAAGATCAACTTTTGCTTGAGCAGCTTATGGGGAGCGACCTGATTAAAAACAGCCGCTCAATCGGTGTTACCGCGTCACTGCCAAGTGAGGTCGATACCTCCCGACTGATTGCCCGCCTGTGGGATCAAGGCAAGGATGTTTACTTGGCAAGGGCAAATAATGATCACGAGCACACCCAGGATTTTGTTTACTACACCTATATGACCAAATTGAAAAAGTCCCGCTTTGGTGTCAAGGAAGTTGACGATGCGACAGCGCCGATTAATAACGAATTGGACTTGATTGTGGTCCCGGGCCTAGCATTTGCGCTTGACAGCCACCAGCGGCTTAACTTTGGCGGCGGCTACTATGACCGCTTTTTGGCAAAGCACCCCGCTAGCCAAACGGTGGCACTGGTCAATTCAAAGATGAGTTTTCAAACTGCTGTATGGCCGGTTGAAAAAACAGATGTCCCGGTGCAGACAATCATTTTGCCCGACCAAATTTTACGAGGTTAA
- the greA gene encoding transcription elongation factor GreA, whose product MPEKSYPMTAEGKEKLEAELKNLKLVKRPEVIQRIKVARSYGDLSENSEYDAAKDEQSHLEDRINVVEEMLKYAHVVDANASDPDEVAVGKTVTYTEVGEDDPETYTIVGSDESDPLNGKISNDSPIAQALLGKKKGQTVTITTPGGKFDAVINKVED is encoded by the coding sequence ATGCCTGAAAAATCATATCCAATGACTGCTGAGGGTAAAGAAAAACTTGAGGCAGAATTAAAAAATTTAAAATTAGTCAAACGACCGGAGGTTATTCAGCGAATTAAGGTCGCGCGTTCCTATGGCGACCTGTCTGAGAACTCCGAGTATGATGCCGCTAAGGATGAGCAGAGTCACCTTGAGGACCGTATCAACGTGGTTGAAGAAATGCTAAAGTATGCACACGTTGTTGATGCTAATGCCAGTGATCCCGATGAAGTTGCCGTTGGTAAAACGGTCACCTACACCGAGGTTGGTGAGGATGATCCGGAAACTTACACGATTGTCGGGAGCGATGAATCGGATCCGTTAAACGGAAAAATTTCCAATGATTCGCCGATTGCTCAAGCCCTGCTGGGCAAGAAAAAGGGGCAAACAGTGACAATCACTACACCCGGCGGCAAGTTTGATGCGGTCATCAATAAAGTTGAGGACTAA
- the rpmG gene encoding 50S ribosomal protein L33, producing the protein MADNIILECTECGDRSYLSKKNKRKHPERLSLKKYCPVERHTTLHRETK; encoded by the coding sequence ATGGCAGATAACATCATTTTGGAATGCACCGAATGTGGTGACAGAAGTTACTTATCTAAGAAAAACAAGCGTAAGCATCCGGAACGTTTAAGTTTGAAGAAGTATTGTCCAGTTGAAAGACACACAACGCTTCATCGTGAAACTAAGTAA
- a CDS encoding N-acetylglucosamine kinase — translation MTLKYQIGVDAGGTHTTAIAYDTAGRELNRAESGPGQINADYEHGIGNIADAINELINEIDGDCMRVLCGIAGLSVVGNAPLVAATISSKIGNLPTRAITDSLLALYNGLKGEDGGLVIAGTGSVFNGLQKGSIITTGGYGSLLGDEGSGYAIVVSAMKSALLSWDKREENALIPLFNNLFKVDNISDATAKFYKLVPAEVAAMAVNVAKLADSGDKDATAVIHEQALLLARDIINGLDRYEKPKPMKIALTGSVLANNQMLRDFMIDRIHTNYPEAEFSISNGENARGVIYDKSKDYRYFTNHN, via the coding sequence ATGACACTTAAATATCAAATTGGCGTTGATGCTGGTGGTACCCATACCACCGCGATTGCTTACGATACGGCTGGCAGGGAGCTTAATCGCGCAGAAAGCGGCCCAGGACAAATAAATGCTGATTATGAGCACGGCATTGGCAATATCGCAGATGCGATTAACGAATTAATCAACGAAATCGACGGTGACTGCATGCGAGTTTTATGCGGCATTGCAGGACTGTCTGTTGTCGGTAATGCCCCGCTGGTGGCAGCAACAATTTCTTCCAAAATTGGCAACTTGCCGACAAGGGCAATTACTGATTCGCTTTTGGCTCTATATAATGGGCTTAAGGGCGAAGATGGCGGGCTCGTGATTGCGGGAACCGGTTCGGTGTTTAACGGCCTTCAGAAGGGCAGCATTATTACCACGGGCGGTTATGGCAGCCTGCTTGGTGATGAGGGATCAGGCTACGCAATCGTTGTCAGTGCCATGAAGTCGGCCCTGCTCAGTTGGGACAAACGCGAAGAAAATGCACTCATCCCCCTATTCAACAACTTATTCAAAGTTGATAATATCTCCGACGCTACCGCTAAATTTTATAAATTAGTGCCAGCAGAAGTTGCCGCCATGGCCGTTAATGTTGCTAAGCTGGCTGACAGCGGCGACAAGGATGCTACCGCGGTAATTCATGAACAGGCGCTGCTTTTAGCACGCGACATCATCAATGGTCTTGACCGCTACGAGAAGCCGAAGCCGATGAAAATTGCTTTAACCGGTTCAGTTCTTGCTAACAACCAAATGCTACGGGACTTCATGATTGACCGCATTCATACCAACTACCCTGAGGCAGAATTTTCAATTTCTAACGGCGAAAATGCTCGCGGGGTTATTTATGATAAGAGTAAGGATTACCGCTACTTCACAAATCATAACTAA
- a CDS encoding rhodanese-like domain-containing protein produces the protein MSQFIIILDVVLVAIILGFVGVWAWNKIQAKRLGNNGLDNDGFKAGMRKAQIVDLREKEPFKRKHIDGARSLPYTMIKYQYSELRPDLPVYLYSDSLTVTLRAARFLKKKKFTSIYWLKDGFDEWDGRTKASKY, from the coding sequence ATGAGCCAATTTATCATTATTTTAGATGTTGTACTGGTAGCAATTATTTTAGGCTTTGTCGGCGTTTGGGCGTGGAATAAAATTCAGGCCAAGCGTTTGGGTAACAATGGCTTGGATAATGACGGCTTTAAGGCTGGCATGCGCAAGGCGCAGATTGTTGATTTACGTGAAAAAGAACCGTTTAAGCGTAAGCACATTGACGGCGCAAGAAGCCTGCCATATACAATGATTAAGTACCAATACAGTGAATTGCGCCCTGACTTGCCGGTTTACCTTTATTCGGATTCGTTGACGGTGACACTGCGTGCGGCCAGGTTTTTGAAAAAGAAGAAATTCACTTCAATTTATTGGTTAAAGGATGGGTTTGATGAATGGGATGGTCGCACCAAGGCATCTAAATATTAA